One genomic segment of Caldisericia bacterium includes these proteins:
- the rpmG gene encoding 50S ribosomal protein L33, with product MRVIITLECTECKRRNYTTTKNKNNDPQRLELRKYCPYCKKHTLHREVK from the coding sequence ATGAGAGTTATAATTACTCTTGAATGTACTGAATGTAAAAGAAGGAACTACACAACAACTAAAAACAAGAACAACGATCCTCAGAGATTGGAGCTTAGGAAGTATTGTCCTTACTGTAAGAAACATACCCTTCACAGGGAGGTGAAGTAA